One window from the genome of Rhodocyclaceae bacterium encodes:
- a CDS encoding DUF429 domain-containing protein yields MLTAYRLLGVDFTSAPRRAKPITVARGWLSGDGTGVHVDALDALATFEAFEALLAEPGPWIGGFDFPFGLPRSAVSDLGWPMEWRSLALACAAMPRAAFRACLDAHRQARAVGDRYAHRAVDRPAASHSPLKLVNPPVALMFLEGAARLARAGITVAGHVEGDPARVAVEAYPGYLVRAITRASYKSDTRAKQTPERHAARGAILEALCAGDHPLGIRLSAEAQLLERALADGSGDTLDAIVCALQAGWALQQRRHGVPATVDPIEGWIVGVPALPPDAA; encoded by the coding sequence ATGCTGACCGCATACCGGCTGCTCGGCGTCGATTTCACCAGCGCACCGCGCCGCGCCAAGCCGATCACGGTCGCCCGTGGCTGGCTGTCGGGCGACGGTACCGGGGTGCATGTCGATGCGCTCGATGCCCTCGCCACGTTCGAAGCCTTCGAGGCCCTGCTCGCCGAGCCGGGGCCGTGGATCGGCGGCTTCGACTTTCCCTTCGGCCTGCCACGCAGCGCAGTGTCCGACCTCGGCTGGCCGATGGAGTGGCGCAGCCTGGCACTCGCCTGCGCGGCGATGCCCAGGGCGGCATTCCGTGCCTGCCTCGACGCGCACCGGCAGGCGCGGGCCGTCGGCGACCGCTACGCGCATCGGGCGGTCGACCGGCCGGCGGCCTCGCACAGCCCTCTGAAGCTGGTCAATCCGCCGGTCGCGCTGATGTTCCTGGAGGGGGCAGCCCGGCTGGCACGCGCCGGCATCACGGTGGCCGGACACGTCGAGGGCGATCCGGCACGGGTCGCGGTCGAGGCCTATCCGGGATACCTCGTGCGCGCGATCACGCGTGCGTCGTACAAGAGCGACACGCGCGCGAAGCAGACCCCCGAACGGCACGCGGCGCGCGGCGCGATCCTCGAAGCGCTGTGCGCTGGCGACCATCCGCTGGGCATCCGCCTGTCGGCCGAAGCGCAGCTGCTCGAGCGTGCGCTCGCCGACGGCAGCGGCGACACCCTCGATGCCATCGTCTGCGCGCTGCAGGCGGGCTGGGCGCTGCAGCAGCGGCGCCATGGCGTACCGGCCACGGTCGATCCGATCGAGGGATGGATCGTCGGGGTGCCCGCGCTGCCGCCGGATGCCGCGTGA
- a CDS encoding carbohydrate kinase family protein has translation MSTLICGSIAFDTIMVFHDRFKNHILPEKIQILNVAFLVPDMRREFGGCAGNIAYTLKMLGTEPTIMATVGDDAAPYLSRLDSLGLSRTHVRQVADSFTAQAFITTDLDDNQITAFHPGAMNHSHLNNVNDAAGTKLGIISPDGRDGMIQHARQFAEAGIPFIFDPGQGLPMFDGADLMRFIDAATYVTVNDYEAQLLQDRTGHTLEALAGKVEALIVTLGGNGSHIYTGGQRIEIPSVRAEVVDPTGCGDAYRAGLLHGISSGMDWPTIGRLASLIGAIKISHRGGQNHRFTRDEIAVRYRETFGCSLD, from the coding sequence ATGTCCACGCTCATCTGCGGCTCGATCGCCTTCGACACCATCATGGTGTTCCATGACCGGTTCAAGAACCATATCCTGCCCGAGAAGATCCAGATCCTGAACGTGGCTTTCCTCGTGCCAGACATGCGGCGCGAGTTCGGCGGGTGCGCCGGCAACATCGCGTACACGCTGAAAATGCTGGGTACCGAACCGACCATCATGGCGACTGTCGGCGACGACGCCGCGCCCTACCTGTCCCGCCTCGATTCGCTCGGGCTGTCGCGCACGCATGTGCGCCAGGTCGCCGACAGCTTCACCGCGCAGGCCTTCATCACCACCGACCTGGACGACAACCAGATCACCGCCTTCCATCCCGGCGCGATGAACCACTCGCACCTCAACAACGTCAACGACGCGGCAGGTACGAAGCTCGGGATCATTTCGCCTGACGGACGCGACGGCATGATCCAGCACGCCCGGCAGTTCGCGGAGGCCGGCATCCCGTTCATCTTCGATCCCGGCCAGGGGCTGCCGATGTTCGACGGCGCCGACCTGATGCGATTCATCGACGCGGCAACCTACGTGACCGTCAACGATTACGAAGCGCAGCTGCTGCAGGACCGTACCGGACACACCCTCGAGGCGCTCGCCGGCAAGGTCGAGGCACTGATCGTCACGCTCGGTGGCAACGGGTCGCACATCTACACCGGGGGTCAACGCATCGAGATCCCCAGCGTTAGAGCCGAGGTGGTCGACCCGACGGGGTGTGGCGATGCCTACCGGGCTGGCCTGTTGCATGGCATTTCGTCAGGAATGGACTGGCCGACGATCGGCCGCTTGGCATCGCTGATCGGCGCCATCAAGATCAGCCACCGGGGTGGACAGAACCACCGCTTCACCCGCGATGAAATCGCGGTACGGTACCGTGAAACGTTCGGTTGCAGCCTCGACTGA
- a CDS encoding tripartite tricarboxylate transporter substrate binding protein, producing the protein MAHPINVPVRPAHGGLRHRAALAGIAAFSLLAATGAHAQSFPVKPVRIISPFEAGGSNDGVIRPVGPRMGELLGQQVLVENRPGAGGVVGSEVVARANPDGYTLLVGTTSTHAINPALRKLPYDAERDFAPVGLIGVSPYVMLVNPSLPAKTVKEMIALARRKPGAIDYGSGGIGTPGHLAGAVFARMTGTELTHVPYKSGASSITDAVAGRISMVFTTMLVADSLIEAGRVRALGVTTLARLPRFPNLPTVDESGLPGYEFTLWLGVLAPAKTPEPTIARLSDALAGSLRDRQTQAALAGQSVEVLYEAPKTFGERIRRELAVYSKLIKETGLKVE; encoded by the coding sequence ATGGCTCACCCGATCAACGTGCCTGTCCGTCCCGCCCACGGGGGCCTGCGCCACCGCGCCGCACTGGCCGGCATCGCGGCGTTCTCGCTGCTGGCCGCCACGGGCGCCCATGCGCAATCGTTCCCGGTCAAGCCGGTGCGCATCATCTCGCCGTTCGAGGCCGGCGGCAGCAACGATGGCGTGATCCGGCCGGTCGGCCCGCGCATGGGTGAACTGCTGGGCCAGCAGGTGCTGGTCGAGAACCGCCCGGGCGCCGGTGGCGTGGTCGGCAGCGAGGTAGTCGCGCGCGCCAACCCTGACGGCTACACCCTGCTGGTGGGCACCACCTCGACCCATGCGATCAACCCGGCCCTGCGCAAGCTGCCCTACGATGCGGAACGCGATTTCGCCCCGGTCGGGCTGATCGGCGTGTCGCCCTACGTGATGCTCGTTAATCCGTCGCTGCCCGCAAAGACGGTGAAGGAGATGATCGCCCTGGCGCGCAGGAAGCCGGGCGCCATCGACTACGGGTCCGGCGGCATCGGTACCCCGGGGCACCTCGCCGGTGCAGTGTTCGCGCGCATGACCGGCACTGAACTCACCCATGTCCCGTACAAGTCTGGCGCCTCCTCGATCACCGACGCCGTGGCCGGGCGCATCTCGATGGTGTTCACCACGATGCTGGTGGCCGACTCGCTGATCGAGGCGGGCCGCGTACGCGCGCTGGGCGTGACCACGCTCGCACGGTTGCCGCGCTTCCCGAACCTGCCGACGGTGGACGAATCCGGACTGCCCGGCTACGAGTTCACGCTCTGGCTCGGCGTGCTGGCGCCGGCGAAGACGCCCGAGCCGACGATCGCCCGGCTGAGCGATGCGCTGGCTGGCTCCCTGCGCGACAGGCAGACGCAGGCCGCGCTCGCCGGGCAGTCGGTCGAGGTGCTCTACGAGGCACCGAAGACCTTCGGCGAGCGTATCCGCCGCGAACTGGCCGTCTACTCGAAGTTGATCAAGGAGACAGGGCTGAAGGTCGAGTGA
- a CDS encoding symmetrical bis(5'-nucleosyl)-tetraphosphatase: MATYAIGDIQGCYDSLMELLGEIRFDPAQDRLWLVGDLVNRGSQSLAVLRFVSGLGPRAVTVLGNHDIHLLMVASGMTRKRGGDTFDDVLDAPDRHELLGWLRRQPLLHAERGHVMVHAGLLPQWTLPEAVALARETEARLAGPGYLEFFAELYGNDPVAWDPALAGHARARFVVNVFTRMRLVDRAGNLDFSHKGALDRAPVGLVPWFDSPLRSRIDPTILFGHWSALGLVEKPGVLGLDTGCVWGRQLTAHRLEDGRRFSIDCTVQSEMEPD; the protein is encoded by the coding sequence ATGGCCACCTACGCGATCGGCGACATCCAGGGCTGCTACGACTCGCTGATGGAGCTCCTCGGCGAGATCCGTTTCGATCCGGCACAGGACCGGCTCTGGCTGGTCGGCGACCTGGTCAATCGCGGCAGCCAGTCGCTGGCGGTGCTGCGCTTCGTTTCCGGGCTCGGACCGCGCGCGGTGACGGTGCTCGGCAACCACGACATCCATCTGCTGATGGTTGCCTCCGGCATGACGCGCAAGCGCGGCGGCGATACCTTCGACGACGTGCTCGACGCGCCCGACCGGCATGAACTGCTGGGCTGGCTGCGGCGCCAGCCGCTGCTGCATGCCGAGCGCGGCCATGTGATGGTGCACGCCGGCCTGCTGCCGCAGTGGACGCTACCCGAGGCCGTCGCGCTCGCGCGCGAGACCGAGGCACGGCTGGCCGGGCCGGGCTATCTCGAGTTCTTCGCCGAGTTGTACGGAAACGACCCTGTCGCCTGGGATCCAGCGCTGGCCGGGCATGCGCGGGCGCGCTTCGTGGTGAACGTGTTCACCCGGATGCGCTTGGTCGATCGTGCCGGCAACCTGGACTTTTCGCACAAGGGCGCGCTCGACCGCGCGCCCGTCGGGCTCGTACCGTGGTTCGACTCGCCGCTGCGCAGCCGGATCGATCCGACCATCCTGTTCGGGCACTGGTCGGCACTGGGCCTGGTCGAGAAGCCGGGTGTGCTCGGGCTGGACACCGGATGCGTCTGGGGGCGCCAGCTCACGGCGCACCGCCTGGAGGACGGCAGGCGCTTCTCGATCGACTGTACGGTTCAGTCGGAGATGGAACCGGACTGA
- a CDS encoding ligase-associated DNA damage response exonuclease, which produces MAVLELRPAGLYCPAGDFYIDPWRPVDRAVLTHAHADHARRGHARYLAQRDALGVLHARLGPVSIDAVDYGEARTIGGARVSLHPAGHVLGSSQVRVEVGGETWVVTGDYKLDPDPTCVAFEPVRADVLITESTFGLPIYRWSPPGRLFAEIDEWWRGNAAQGRPSVVYAYAFGKAQRILAGVDASIGPIICHGAVEVLNRCYREAGVALPATLAPTGSARAADRAACPGALVLAPPSAQSTPWLRRFPDASDAFASGWMQLRGARRRRSVDRGFVMSDHADWPGLLRAIEASGATRVYATHGYAASLARYLTDRGLDARTFETREFDAQYSGEQEEPALPGDGGAVVDAGGGDAAAGGPFDA; this is translated from the coding sequence ATGGCGGTCCTCGAACTGAGGCCGGCGGGTCTCTACTGCCCGGCCGGCGACTTCTACATCGACCCATGGCGGCCGGTGGATCGTGCGGTGCTCACCCACGCGCATGCCGACCATGCGCGGCGCGGCCATGCGCGCTACCTCGCGCAGCGCGATGCGCTGGGCGTGCTGCACGCGCGGCTCGGTCCGGTGTCCATCGATGCGGTCGATTACGGAGAGGCGAGGACGATTGGCGGTGCCCGGGTGTCGCTGCATCCTGCCGGGCATGTCCTGGGCTCGTCGCAGGTCCGGGTCGAGGTCGGTGGCGAGACCTGGGTCGTCACCGGCGACTACAAGCTCGATCCCGATCCCACCTGCGTCGCGTTCGAGCCGGTGCGCGCCGACGTTCTGATCACCGAATCGACGTTCGGTCTGCCGATCTACCGCTGGTCGCCGCCTGGCCGGTTGTTCGCCGAGATCGACGAATGGTGGCGCGGCAATGCGGCTCAGGGGCGGCCCAGCGTGGTCTATGCGTATGCCTTCGGCAAGGCGCAGCGCATCCTGGCCGGTGTCGACGCGTCGATCGGGCCGATCATCTGCCACGGCGCGGTCGAGGTGCTGAACCGCTGCTATCGCGAGGCGGGCGTCGCGCTGCCGGCGACGCTGGCGCCGACCGGATCCGCCCGGGCGGCCGACCGCGCGGCCTGCCCTGGCGCCCTGGTGCTGGCGCCGCCGTCCGCGCAGTCGACGCCGTGGCTGCGCCGTTTTCCCGATGCGAGCGACGCGTTCGCATCGGGATGGATGCAGCTGCGCGGCGCGCGGCGCCGGCGCTCGGTCGACCGTGGCTTCGTGATGTCGGACCATGCAGACTGGCCGGGATTGCTGCGCGCGATCGAGGCGAGCGGCGCAACCCGCGTCTATGCGACGCACGGCTATGCGGCCTCGCTGGCGCGCTACCTGACCGATCGCGGCCTGGATGCGCGTACCTTCGAGACGCGCGAGTTCGACGCGCAGTATTCGGGCGAGCAGGAAGAACCTGCGCTGCCTGGCGATGGTGGTGCGGTGGTCGACGCGGGCGGCGGCGACGCTGCTGCCGGAGGTCCGTTCGATGCGTGA
- a CDS encoding IclR family transcriptional regulator translates to MPRNDLRRTTTPAQKTRSPAAARTPESGAGAARSAGLRRGLEILSLFSELRPELGVSEVARELGVHKSRVHRAIKTLEDMCYLRRDPRSRRYCLGYKAFEIGALAGRHSNTMSWARPQLRELASRFDASVSLRLVDDTDLLIVDTVESVDDPDLHVPTGARIPLNYGAGGQVRAAFLPDAQIRELIALHGLPRYTLKSITSEAEFLKAVHATRERGHAVSEGETVPGSFSVAAPIVDPSGVLTAVLVGSRRKTGFTPARVSEFARAAVETANLISARLPVPAPTDGH, encoded by the coding sequence ATGCCACGCAATGACCTTCGGCGCACGACGACGCCCGCCCAGAAGACCCGCAGCCCCGCGGCGGCTCGTACCCCGGAGTCCGGTGCCGGTGCAGCCCGGTCCGCCGGCCTGCGTCGCGGGCTGGAGATACTCAGCCTGTTCTCGGAACTGCGCCCGGAACTGGGCGTGAGCGAGGTCGCGCGCGAACTGGGCGTGCACAAGAGCCGGGTGCATCGCGCGATCAAGACGCTCGAGGACATGTGCTACCTGCGGCGCGACCCGCGCTCGCGCCGCTACTGCCTCGGATACAAGGCGTTCGAGATCGGGGCGCTGGCCGGCCGGCATTCGAACACGATGAGCTGGGCGCGTCCCCAGTTGCGCGAGCTGGCGTCGCGTTTCGATGCCAGCGTGTCGCTGCGGCTGGTCGACGACACCGATCTGCTGATCGTGGACACGGTCGAGAGCGTCGACGATCCCGACCTGCACGTGCCCACCGGTGCGCGCATCCCGCTCAACTACGGTGCAGGCGGACAGGTGCGTGCCGCCTTCCTGCCCGATGCGCAGATCCGGGAGCTGATCGCGCTGCACGGATTGCCGCGTTACACGCTGAAGTCGATCACCAGCGAGGCGGAGTTCCTGAAGGCGGTGCATGCGACGCGCGAACGCGGCCACGCAGTGAGCGAGGGCGAGACCGTCCCCGGCTCGTTCAGCGTTGCCGCGCCGATCGTCGATCCGTCGGGCGTGCTCACCGCCGTGCTGGTCGGGTCGCGCCGCAAGACAGGCTTCACGCCGGCGCGCGTCTCCGAATTCGCACGGGCCGCGGTCGAGACGGCGAACCTGATCTCGGCACGCCTGCCGGTGCCTGCGCCGACCGACGGTCACTGA
- a CDS encoding VOC family protein: MKLRHIALSVPDVAAAQKFFEEAFGMTHAGDAQNGVYVSDGTINVALLNKHGKAEGIDSNGPFYGVMHFGMWVDNLEEAEKQVEKAGGTYLYGRPTAAKKSFYEVKYKDPNGIVFDVTASGWKGAVKEVKPVE, from the coding sequence ATGAAGCTTCGCCACATCGCCCTGTCCGTTCCCGATGTCGCCGCCGCGCAGAAGTTCTTCGAAGAGGCGTTCGGCATGACCCACGCCGGCGACGCACAGAACGGCGTCTACGTCTCCGACGGCACCATCAACGTCGCGCTGCTCAACAAGCACGGCAAGGCCGAGGGCATCGACTCCAACGGCCCGTTCTACGGCGTGATGCACTTCGGCATGTGGGTCGACAACCTCGAGGAAGCCGAGAAGCAGGTCGAGAAGGCGGGTGGCACCTACCTGTACGGCCGGCCGACGGCAGCCAAGAAGAGCTTCTACGAGGTGAAGTACAAGGATCCGAACGGCATCGTGTTCGACGTCACCGCCAGCGGCTGGAAAGGCGCGGTGAAGGAAGTCAAGCCGGTCGAGTAG
- a CDS encoding glycine zipper 2TM domain-containing protein — translation MKKIHGSAIALASVLVLSACAPGQGANTYSRNQARTEQSVRMGTVEGVRTVRLEGTRTPIGTLAGGVVGGVAGSTVGGGRGSTIAAVVGAVAGGLAGSAIEEGVTRKDGLEITVRLDNGNMIAITQEADEQFKPGERVRILSGGGVSRVTR, via the coding sequence ATGAAGAAGATCCACGGATCGGCCATCGCACTCGCCTCGGTGCTGGTGCTCTCCGCATGCGCACCGGGCCAGGGCGCGAACACCTACTCGCGCAACCAGGCGCGCACCGAGCAGAGCGTGCGCATGGGTACCGTCGAGGGCGTACGCACCGTGCGCCTGGAAGGCACGCGTACGCCGATCGGTACGCTCGCCGGCGGCGTCGTGGGCGGCGTCGCCGGCAGCACGGTCGGCGGCGGCCGGGGCAGCACGATCGCCGCGGTCGTGGGTGCCGTCGCAGGCGGCCTTGCCGGCTCGGCGATCGAAGAGGGCGTGACCCGCAAGGACGGGCTCGAGATCACGGTGCGGCTCGACAACGGCAACATGATCGCGATCACCCAGGAAGCCGACGAGCAGTTCAAGCCGGGCGAGCGTGTGCGCATACTTTCGGGCGGTGGCGTCTCGCGCGTCACGCGCTGA
- a CDS encoding ATP-dependent DNA ligase, protein MREFAALYRALDSTTSTRARRIALAAYFGKAPPADAAWAVYFLCGGKPRQAVPVKLLRAIAAERAQIPDWLFEESYQAVGDLAETIALLLPPAIAAGSTVPLHEWVEQRLLRLRGTPPEALAPLLNGWWDELDAHERFVWNKLITGGFRVGVSRQLVVQGLAEATGLPTQVLAERLTGDWKPDAAAWQRLVDPVEDSVPPGRPYPFFLAHPLAGSVETLGERSRWAAEWKWDGIRAQLVRRSGDTYVWSRGEELVTPRFPEVAAAAARLPDGCVIDGELVAWRDGRVAPFALLQQRIGRTKLTAAVLGRAPVAFIAYDLLEHGGTDLRTEPFAGRREWLERVVAALGDPVVSVSPLVDAVSWQDLAAMRLEARARSVEGLMLKRVDSAYGIGRTRSGPAGDWWKWKIDPLSIDAVLVYAQRGHGRRASLYTDYTFALWNEGALVPFAKAYSGLTDAEIAKVDAYIRQNTVEKFGPVRSVTPKLVCEIGFEGIAQSPRHKSGIAVRFPRILRLRDDKRVEDADTLEQLRTLAGALS, encoded by the coding sequence ATGCGTGAATTCGCTGCCCTCTACCGCGCACTCGATTCGACCACCTCGACCCGCGCCAGGCGCATCGCCCTGGCCGCTTACTTCGGCAAGGCGCCGCCGGCCGATGCAGCCTGGGCGGTGTATTTCCTGTGCGGCGGAAAGCCCAGGCAGGCAGTGCCGGTGAAGCTGCTGCGTGCGATCGCCGCCGAGCGTGCGCAGATACCCGACTGGCTGTTCGAGGAGAGTTACCAGGCGGTCGGCGACCTCGCCGAGACCATCGCCTTGCTGCTGCCGCCAGCGATCGCCGCCGGCAGCACGGTGCCCTTGCACGAATGGGTCGAGCAGCGCCTGCTCCGGCTGCGCGGCACCCCGCCCGAGGCCCTTGCGCCGCTGCTCAACGGCTGGTGGGATGAACTCGATGCCCACGAGCGATTCGTCTGGAACAAGCTGATCACCGGCGGCTTCCGCGTCGGCGTCTCGCGCCAGCTCGTGGTGCAGGGGCTCGCCGAGGCGACCGGGTTGCCGACACAGGTGCTGGCCGAGCGGCTGACCGGCGACTGGAAGCCGGACGCGGCCGCCTGGCAGCGGCTGGTCGATCCTGTCGAGGACTCCGTGCCACCGGGCCGGCCGTATCCGTTCTTCCTCGCCCATCCGCTGGCCGGTTCGGTCGAGACGTTGGGCGAGCGCAGCCGCTGGGCGGCCGAGTGGAAGTGGGACGGCATCCGCGCGCAGCTCGTGCGCCGCAGCGGCGACACCTATGTCTGGTCGCGCGGCGAGGAACTGGTGACGCCGCGCTTCCCGGAAGTGGCGGCCGCCGCCGCGCGCCTGCCGGACGGCTGCGTGATCGATGGCGAACTGGTGGCATGGCGCGACGGGCGGGTCGCGCCATTCGCGCTGCTGCAGCAACGGATCGGGCGTACGAAGCTGACCGCAGCGGTACTCGGGCGCGCGCCGGTCGCCTTCATCGCATACGACCTCCTGGAGCACGGCGGGACGGACCTGCGCACCGAGCCGTTCGCCGGTCGCCGCGAGTGGCTCGAGCGCGTGGTCGCCGCGCTCGGGGATCCGGTGGTCTCGGTGTCGCCGCTGGTCGATGCCGTTTCGTGGCAGGACCTCGCGGCGATGCGGCTGGAAGCACGCGCGCGCAGCGTCGAAGGCCTGATGCTCAAGCGGGTCGATTCGGCCTACGGCATCGGACGCACCCGGTCCGGTCCGGCCGGCGATTGGTGGAAGTGGAAGATCGACCCGCTGTCCATCGATGCAGTGCTGGTCTACGCACAGCGCGGCCACGGCCGCCGTGCCAGCCTGTACACCGACTACACGTTCGCGCTCTGGAACGAGGGCGCGCTGGTGCCGTTTGCCAAGGCCTACTCCGGGCTGACCGACGCGGAGATCGCGAAGGTCGACGCCTACATCCGCCAGAACACGGTCGAGAAGTTCGGTCCGGTACGCAGCGTGACGCCGAAGCTCGTCTGCGAGATCGGCTTCGAAGGGATCGCGCAGAGCCCGCGGCACAAGTCGGGCATCGCGGTGCGCTTCCCGCGCATCCTGCGGCTGCGCGACGACAAGCGGGTCGAAGATGCCGATACGCTCGAACAACTGCGCACGCTCGCCGGTGCCCTGTCGTGA
- a CDS encoding FAD-dependent monooxygenase, which translates to MLSKNAPVIVVGAGPAGCSLALYLAQHDVNTLLIETFTEANFLDQAPRTGSIHPSTLEMFADLGLYERIEPRGLIAPTFQFWDRLSDSMIAEFDHAVLKDDTRFPFVLQCERIKVAEEAMKMLRTYPNVKIRMGTTLVDMEQDADGVTAIVTNEGGETERIPGSFIISGEGARSVVRKASNIAFEGYTYPDQVLTVSVVHDFDKLHGYSYRNYLSDPEQWANLFKWGQPERWRVHFPTSLDDDPEMLLSDDYCQKQLQKFLPNSKPYDIVYRKLYSSHQLVADTFNVGRALLAGDSAHVNSPIGGVGMNSGVHDSINLGEKLVGILDGSMDMSVLDRYTRQRKHVAVNHVKTITERNKKLINERDPEVRKRNHDMLHDTAVDPKRAREYILRTSLMKSLEEVAAIQ; encoded by the coding sequence ATGCTTTCGAAGAACGCCCCCGTGATCGTCGTCGGCGCCGGCCCGGCCGGCTGCTCGCTCGCCCTCTACCTCGCGCAGCACGACGTGAACACGCTGCTGATCGAGACCTTCACCGAGGCCAACTTCCTCGACCAGGCGCCGCGCACCGGCAGCATCCATCCGTCCACGCTCGAGATGTTCGCGGACCTCGGGCTGTACGAGCGCATCGAGCCGCGCGGCCTGATCGCGCCGACCTTCCAGTTCTGGGACCGCCTGTCCGACAGCATGATCGCGGAGTTCGACCATGCGGTACTGAAGGACGACACGCGCTTTCCGTTCGTCCTGCAGTGCGAGCGCATCAAGGTCGCTGAAGAGGCGATGAAGATGCTGCGCACGTATCCGAACGTGAAGATCCGGATGGGCACGACGCTGGTAGACATGGAACAGGACGCCGATGGCGTCACCGCGATCGTCACCAACGAAGGTGGCGAGACCGAACGCATCCCCGGCTCGTTCATCATCAGCGGCGAGGGCGCGCGCAGCGTCGTGCGCAAGGCGTCGAACATCGCCTTCGAGGGCTATACCTATCCCGACCAGGTGCTGACCGTGTCGGTCGTGCACGACTTCGACAAGCTGCACGGCTATTCGTACCGCAACTACCTGTCCGATCCCGAACAGTGGGCGAACCTGTTCAAGTGGGGCCAGCCCGAGCGCTGGCGCGTGCACTTCCCGACCAGCCTCGACGACGACCCCGAGATGCTGCTGTCGGACGACTACTGCCAGAAGCAGCTGCAGAAGTTCCTGCCCAATTCGAAGCCCTACGACATCGTCTACCGCAAGCTGTACTCGAGCCACCAGCTGGTGGCAGACACGTTCAACGTCGGTCGTGCACTGCTCGCCGGCGATTCCGCCCATGTGAACAGCCCGATCGGCGGCGTCGGCATGAACAGCGGCGTGCACGACTCGATCAACCTCGGCGAGAAGCTGGTCGGCATCCTCGACGGCAGCATGGACATGTCGGTGCTCGACCGCTACACCCGGCAGCGCAAGCACGTGGCGGTCAACCACGTGAAGACCATCACCGAGCGCAACAAGAAGCTGATCAACGAACGCGACCCGGAAGTGCGCAAGCGCAACCACGACATGCTGCACGACACGGCTGTCGACCCGAAGCGGGCGCGCGAATACATCCTGCGCACGTCCCTGATGAAGAGCCTCGAGGAGGTCGCCGCGATTCAGTGA